A single genomic interval of Streptomyces sp. 1222.5 harbors:
- a CDS encoding endo alpha-1,4 polygalactosaminidase — protein MPSKGASRATVSRTSLVALSAALAVTVPLLSGCGPGGDGKSGSAGPATVRLPPRGAGFDYQIGGAYPPPKGVRIVSRDRSDSPAPGLYNICYVNAFQAQPAERSSWPADLLLRDARGRVVIDEDWHEPLLDLRTPEKRERVARRVGRWLDGCAEKGFDAVEPDNYDSYTRSDGLLTARDATAFMALVSRHAHARHLAVAQKNTAELAGRSKRAGLDFAVAEECGQYDECGVYAKAFDDRVVDIEYTDGGLRSALARWGGRLSIVRRDRDVSTPGSARYVRRTR, from the coding sequence TTGCCCTCGAAGGGTGCTTCCCGCGCCACGGTTTCCCGGACGTCCCTGGTCGCCCTGTCGGCCGCCCTGGCCGTCACCGTCCCGCTCCTTTCCGGGTGCGGTCCCGGCGGCGACGGGAAGAGCGGCTCGGCCGGGCCCGCCACGGTGCGGCTGCCGCCGCGCGGAGCCGGGTTCGACTACCAGATCGGTGGCGCCTATCCCCCGCCGAAGGGTGTGCGGATCGTCAGCCGTGACCGGTCCGACTCCCCCGCGCCGGGCCTGTACAACATCTGCTACGTCAACGCCTTCCAGGCCCAGCCCGCCGAACGCTCGTCCTGGCCGGCCGACCTGCTCCTGCGCGACGCGCGCGGCCGGGTCGTCATCGACGAGGACTGGCACGAGCCGCTGCTCGACCTGCGCACCCCGGAGAAGCGGGAGCGGGTGGCGCGGCGGGTCGGCCGGTGGCTCGACGGCTGCGCGGAGAAGGGCTTCGACGCCGTCGAGCCGGACAACTACGACAGCTACACCCGCTCCGACGGCCTGCTCACCGCGCGGGACGCCACCGCGTTCATGGCGCTGGTCTCCCGGCACGCGCACGCCCGGCACCTGGCCGTCGCGCAGAAGAACACCGCCGAACTGGCCGGGCGGAGCAAGCGCGCCGGGCTGGACTTCGCGGTGGCGGAGGAGTGCGGGCAGTACGACGAGTGCGGGGTGTACGCGAAGGCGTTCGACGACCGGGTCGTGGACATCGAGTACACCGACGGCGGCCTGCGCTCGGCCCTCGCCCGCTGGGGCGGCCGACTGAGCATCGTCCGCCGCGACCGGGACGTCTCCACACCGGGCAGCGCGAGGTACGTCCGCAGGACGCGCTAG
- a CDS encoding ferredoxin: MHIEIDRDVCIGAGQCALAAPRVFTQDDDGYSTLLPGREDGAGDAMVREAVRACPVHAITLPESAG; the protein is encoded by the coding sequence ATGCACATCGAGATCGACAGGGACGTCTGCATCGGCGCGGGACAGTGCGCGCTGGCCGCGCCGCGCGTGTTCACCCAGGACGACGACGGATACAGCACGCTGCTGCCCGGCCGCGAGGACGGCGCGGGCGACGCGATGGTCCGCGAGGCCGTACGCGCCTGCCCCGTGCACGCCATCACTCTGCCGGAGTCCGCCGGCTGA
- a CDS encoding nitroreductase family deazaflavin-dependent oxidoreductase, whose translation MPLEGEYEPSPAQWVREQVELYESSGGTRGTTLLDTGLPVILLTTRGAKSGKIRKTPLMRVEHDGAYAVVASQGGAPTHPVWYFNVKADPHVELQDGPVKQDMRAREVTGQEKAEWWERAVAAYPPYADYQEKTSREIPVFVLERTGAN comes from the coding sequence ATGCCTCTTGAGGGCGAGTACGAGCCCAGCCCGGCCCAGTGGGTGCGCGAGCAGGTCGAGCTGTACGAGAGCTCCGGCGGAACGCGGGGCACGACCCTGCTCGACACCGGGCTGCCCGTGATCCTGCTGACCACCCGGGGTGCGAAGAGCGGGAAGATCCGCAAGACCCCGCTGATGCGGGTGGAGCACGACGGCGCGTACGCCGTGGTCGCCTCCCAGGGCGGGGCGCCCACGCATCCGGTCTGGTACTTCAACGTCAAGGCCGACCCGCACGTCGAGCTGCAGGACGGCCCGGTCAAGCAGGACATGCGGGCCCGCGAGGTCACCGGGCAGGAGAAGGCCGAGTGGTGGGAGCGGGCCGTCGCCGCCTACCCGCCGTACGCCGACTACCAGGAGAAGACGTCACGGGAGATCCCCGTCTTCGTGCTGGAGCGCACCGGCGCGAACTGA
- a CDS encoding cytochrome P450, whose amino-acid sequence MTELTDSTGPATAAAPVAFPQDRTCPYHPPTGYDPLRDGRSLSRVTLYDGREVWLVTAQATARSLLADPRLSTDRSHPGFPIPSERFAGARDRRVALLGEDDPEHQRQRRMMIPSFTVKRAAALRPWIQRIVDELLDAMIAQGPPAELVSAFALPVPSTVICGLLGVPYADHTFFEEQSRRLLRGPTAADTQDARDRLEEYLGGLIDRKAEAAGPGDGILDDLVHHQLRDGTLERAELLSLALILLVAGHETTANMISLGTYTLLRHPARLAELRADPELLPTVVEELLRMLSIAEGLARVALEDIDVEGTTIRAGEGVLFSTSVINRDASLYEEPDSLDFHRSVRRHVAFGFGIHQCLGQNLARAELEIALGCLLARLPGLRLAAPSEEIPWKPGDTIQGMLELPVTW is encoded by the coding sequence ATGACGGAACTGACGGACAGCACCGGCCCGGCGACCGCGGCCGCCCCCGTCGCCTTCCCCCAGGACCGCACCTGCCCCTACCACCCGCCCACCGGGTACGACCCGCTGCGCGACGGACGATCGCTGTCGCGCGTCACCCTCTACGACGGCCGCGAGGTGTGGCTGGTCACCGCACAGGCCACCGCCCGCTCCCTGCTCGCCGACCCCCGCCTCTCCACCGACCGCAGCCACCCCGGCTTCCCCATCCCCTCGGAACGCTTCGCGGGCGCCCGGGACCGGCGGGTGGCCCTGCTCGGGGAGGACGACCCCGAACACCAACGGCAGCGGCGGATGATGATTCCGTCGTTCACCGTCAAACGGGCGGCCGCCCTGCGGCCCTGGATCCAGCGGATCGTGGACGAGCTGCTGGACGCCATGATCGCGCAGGGCCCGCCCGCCGAACTGGTCTCCGCCTTCGCGCTGCCGGTGCCCTCGACGGTGATCTGCGGCCTGCTCGGAGTGCCGTACGCAGACCACACGTTCTTCGAGGAGCAGTCCCGCAGGCTGCTGCGCGGGCCGACGGCCGCCGACACCCAGGACGCCCGCGACCGGCTGGAGGAGTACCTCGGCGGGCTGATCGATCGGAAGGCCGAGGCGGCCGGGCCGGGTGACGGCATCCTCGACGACCTCGTCCACCACCAGCTCCGCGACGGCACGCTGGAGCGCGCCGAACTCCTGTCCCTGGCCCTCATCCTGCTGGTCGCGGGCCATGAGACGACCGCCAACATGATCTCCCTGGGCACCTACACCCTGCTGCGGCACCCCGCCCGCCTCGCCGAGCTGCGCGCCGACCCGGAGCTGCTGCCCACCGTCGTGGAGGAGCTCCTGCGGATGCTGTCGATCGCCGAGGGGCTGGCACGCGTCGCGCTGGAGGACATCGATGTCGAGGGCACCACGATCCGGGCCGGGGAGGGCGTGCTCTTCTCGACCTCCGTGATCAACCGGGACGCCTCGCTCTACGAGGAGCCCGACAGCCTGGACTTCCACCGCTCCGTCCGCCGTCACGTGGCGTTCGGCTTCGGCATCCACCAGTGCCTCGGCCAGAACCTGGCCCGTGCGGAACTGGAGATCGCCCTCGGCTGCCTGCTCGCCCGGCTGCCCGGGCTGCGGCTGGCCGCGCCCTCCGAGGAGATCCCCTGGAAACCCGGCGACACGATCCAGGGGATGCTGGAACTCCCCGTGACCTGGTAA
- a CDS encoding flavoprotein, which translates to MTERAEKPFLYVVVCAAGIASGVPELIRAAQARDWAVGVIATPVAMGGFFDADAVEARTGRPVRSAWRSPADPRPFPPPDAVVVAPATFNTLNKWAAGLADTLAVGTLCEAAGLGVPIAVLPCVADALAAHPAYRESLTRLRGMGVRFGEPFTGEPGPDGGHPRFAWERALDLLDAP; encoded by the coding sequence ATGACCGAACGCGCCGAGAAGCCCTTCCTGTACGTCGTCGTCTGCGCGGCCGGGATCGCCTCGGGCGTGCCCGAGCTGATCCGCGCCGCCCAGGCACGGGACTGGGCGGTCGGGGTCATCGCCACACCGGTCGCGATGGGCGGGTTCTTCGACGCCGACGCGGTCGAGGCACGCACCGGCCGGCCCGTCCGGTCGGCGTGGCGCTCCCCGGCCGACCCCCGCCCGTTCCCGCCGCCGGACGCCGTGGTGGTGGCGCCCGCCACCTTCAACACCCTCAACAAGTGGGCCGCCGGCCTCGCCGACACCCTGGCGGTCGGCACCCTGTGCGAGGCCGCGGGCCTGGGCGTGCCGATCGCCGTGCTGCCCTGTGTGGCCGACGCGCTCGCCGCCCATCCCGCCTACCGGGAGAGCCTGACCCGGCTGCGCGGGATGGGCGTGCGCTTCGGAGAGCCCTTCACCGGCGAACCCGGGCCGGACGGCGGGCACCCGCGGTTCGCCTGGGAACGGGCGCTGGACCTGCTGGACGCGCCCTGA